A region from the Wolbachia endosymbiont (group A) of Rhinocyllus conicus genome encodes:
- a CDS encoding helix-turn-helix domain-containing protein has product MVLFVERSLEYEVGQKVKNWRLERGYTQKDLAEKVGVKYWVILQYEKGNRRISIERLYAIAEALSISITDLIPVSKSCLEDEGEEILNLVREYKKINDHELRRMFCLLTKFVQVSEKSSKKAEKIKIAKGLVKAGISVDVVSKTIGLSADECVEEKTGSIYYQIGKKIKEWRLVREYTQKDLAEKMNTTRHEISNYEQGRTSVPLDKLYGIAKVLSINIMDLLELTGDEIENELPDLIKEYKEIESQELRNALIKSLFEGIRICEEKVREIERIKVAKDLVKGGISIDIILQAVGLSIDMVLDG; this is encoded by the coding sequence ATGGTTCTTTTCGTGGAAAGAAGTCTAGAGTATGAAGTAGGGCAAAAAGTAAAAAATTGGAGGTTAGAGCGAGGTTATACTCAGAAGGATTTAGCGGAGAAAGTTGGTGTAAAGTATTGGGTGATACTGCAATATGAGAAAGGGAACCGTAGAATTTCAATTGAAAGGTTGTATGCTATAGCTGAGGCACTATCAATCAGTATTACTGATCTTATTCCTGTATCAAAAAGCTGTCTTGAAGATGAGGGAGAGGAAATATTAAATCTAGTAAGAGAATATAAAAAGATTAACGATCATGAGTTACGTAGGATGTTTTGTTTATTAACCAAATTTGTTCAAGTTAGTGAGAAAAGTAGTAAAAAAGCAGAGAAAATAAAGATTGCAAAAGGTTTGGTCAAAGCAGGAATTTCTGTTGACGTTGTTTCGAAAACAATTGGTCTCTCTGCTGATGAATGTGTTGAAGAAAAAACAGGTTCTATCTACTACCAAATAGGAAAGAAGATAAAAGAATGGAGGCTAGTGAGAGAGTATACTCAAAAAGATTTAGCAGAGAAAATGAATACAACCCGTCACGAAATAAGCAACTATGAACAAGGAAGGACTTCTGTTCCACTTGATAAATTATATGGAATAGCAAAGGTGTTATCAATTAACATTATGGACCTACTTGAACTCACAGGAGATGAGATAGAAAATGAGCTACCTGATTTGATTAAAGAATACAAAGAAATTGAGAGCCAAGAACTACGTAATGCACTAATAAAATCTCTGTTTGAGGGAATACGTATTTGTGAGGAGAAAGTGAGAGAGATAGAAAGGATTAAAGTTGCAAAGGATCTAGTAAAAGGGGGAATTTCTATTGATATTATTTTGCAAGCAGTAGGTTTATCCATTGATATGGTTTTAGATGGATAG
- a CDS encoding XRE family transcriptional regulator — MQTFCISLFGSINLYNIYGKYLDKIQNSTKSKKLEVKEKIYSERLSRQNKHKLPHAAKQGTCGIPVEKLKIIAESLSIPIRNLLPRRKVLKESSCFDEARSQEMYNFIEKYKKIEGRKAIYALTKSIRTEEESNIKAARIRIARNLVKAGFDNDIIYRATGLSTKEYADNREIRAKRRTRDKKVEEDIHKKN; from the coding sequence ATGCAAACATTTTGTATATCTTTATTTGGTAGTATTAACCTATATAATATTTATGGCAAATATCTCGATAAGATACAAAATAGCACAAAAAGTAAAAAGCTGGAGGTTAAAGAGAAAATATACTCTGAAAGACTTAGTAGACAAAACAAGCATAAACTACCACACGCTGCTAAGCAAGGAACATGTGGCATTCCAGTTGAAAAGTTAAAAATCATAGCAGAGTCGTTATCAATCCCTATTAGAAATCTCCTTCCAAGACGAAAAGTACTAAAAGAGAGCAGTTGTTTTGATGAAGCTAGGAGCCAGGAAATGTATAATTTCATAGAAAAATACAAAAAAATAGAAGGACGAAAAGCAATTTATGCATTAACCAAATCTATCCGAACTGAGGAAGAAAGTAATATAAAAGCAGCAAGAATAAGAATTGCAAGGAATCTAGTTAAGGCGGGGTTTGATAATGACATTATCTATCGAGCAACGGGCTTATCAACTAAGGAATATGCTGATAATAGAGAGATACGAGCCAAACGGAGGACAAGAGATAAAAAAGTGGAAGAGGATATACACAAGAAGAATTAG
- a CDS encoding RadC family protein gives MNKSKEEIEFRILESKGKALLDREIMETFLSAVHERPQAQEIAKNLVNTYTGVGRILGREMDDLKVIEGVTDSAVAMIMCVKETLERVLREKLKGEPIMDLQGLVEYLNVSIGHAERECVKILYLNKRRQLIGEESYIGEMEKAPVYIKEIIRKALIKNATLVIMSHNHPGGRLEPSEEDQEVTKSLAAACSTVSVKLFDHIIITSGGYFSFRENGLL, from the coding sequence ATGAATAAAAGTAAAGAAGAAATAGAATTCAGAATATTAGAAAGCAAAGGTAAAGCACTACTTGATCGTGAAATAATGGAAACGTTTTTAAGTGCAGTACATGAAAGGCCACAGGCTCAAGAAATTGCTAAAAATCTGGTGAATACTTATACGGGAGTAGGAAGGATTTTAGGTAGAGAAATGGATGACCTGAAAGTTATAGAAGGAGTAACTGATTCTGCAGTAGCAATGATTATGTGCGTTAAGGAAACACTAGAAAGGGTACTGAGAGAAAAGCTCAAGGGAGAACCAATCATGGACTTACAAGGGCTAGTAGAATACTTGAACGTAAGTATAGGTCATGCAGAGAGGGAATGTGTAAAAATACTGTACTTGAATAAAAGGCGCCAACTAATCGGAGAAGAATCCTATATTGGTGAAATGGAAAAAGCACCAGTGTACATAAAGGAAATTATAAGAAAAGCATTAATAAAGAATGCAACATTAGTAATAATGTCACACAACCATCCTGGGGGACGCTTAGAACCATCAGAAGAAGATCAAGAAGTAACGAAGAGCTTAGCAGCAGCATGTAGTACTGTAAGCGTAAAATTGTTTGACCATATTATCATCACAAGTGGAGGCTATTTCAGCTTTCGAGAAAACGGATTGTTATAG
- a CDS encoding Rpn family recombination-promoting nuclease/putative transposase codes for MALSKFLDPKNDISFKRIFGTEKNKDILIHFLNDILGFTGKSTIKDIEFLSTIQDPDIASKKQSIVDVLCKDENGLQVIVEMQVAKTKGFEKRAQYYAAKAYSRQADKGDQYHDLKEIIFIAIADCILFPDKSEYKSKHTIRDEYTNEHDLKDFYFIFIELPKFPKTKEDQLSSIVEKWVYFFRYADETSEEELERIIGSDLIIKRAYEELNRFNWSEKEFIAYEQEIKRIRDEQAVLAQKLDDAKQEGILIGHEKGKIEGKIEVAKNSLKAGVSIDVIAQITGLSNSEISQLKEKT; via the coding sequence ATGGCTCTTTCTAAGTTTCTCGATCCAAAAAATGATATATCGTTCAAGCGCATCTTTGGCACTGAAAAAAATAAGGACATTCTTATTCACTTCCTTAATGATATCCTTGGCTTCACTGGCAAAAGTACAATAAAGGATATAGAGTTTTTAAGTACTATTCAAGACCCTGACATTGCCTCTAAAAAACAAAGCATTGTCGATGTTCTTTGTAAAGATGAAAATGGGCTGCAAGTGATAGTCGAAATGCAGGTCGCTAAAACCAAAGGCTTTGAGAAACGTGCCCAATATTATGCTGCTAAAGCTTACTCAAGACAGGCTGATAAAGGTGATCAATACCATGACCTTAAGGAAATTATCTTTATTGCTATAGCAGATTGTATACTGTTTCCTGATAAGTCTGAGTATAAGTCAAAGCATACTATTCGCGATGAATATACTAATGAGCATGATCTAAAAGATTTTTACTTTATATTTATTGAGTTGCCTAAATTTCCAAAAACCAAAGAAGATCAGCTTTCAAGTATAGTTGAAAAATGGGTCTACTTCTTTAGATATGCAGATGAAACTAGTGAAGAAGAGCTAGAGAGAATAATAGGAAGTGATCTAATAATTAAAAGAGCATATGAAGAACTAAATAGGTTCAACTGGTCAGAAAAAGAATTTATAGCCTATGAACAAGAGATCAAGCGTATTCGTGATGAACAGGCTGTCCTTGCTCAAAAACTCGATGATGCTAAACAAGAAGGCATCCTAATCGGCCATGAAAAAGGTAAAATTGAAGGTAAAATTGAAGTTGCAAAAAACTCACTCAAGGCCGGTGTATCTATAGATGTTATAGCTCAAATTACCGGTCTCTCTAATTCTGAAATTTCACAACTCAAAGAAAAAACATAA
- a CDS encoding helix-turn-helix domain-containing protein codes for MFVSASNVSYGIGQRIENCRLIRGHTQIGLAGQIGLTYQGVNSYENGYSSIPIEVLYVIARVLSVDVVDLLPESVIVREDSYEDEEILYLTKIYENQKLGKIVPSLVRFVHISEKINQEEARLEVAKNLVKEGVSTDVISQVTGLSIYEYDNTEREICTDFIYYKIGQRIREWRLIRRYTQKDLADKVGVTLKEIHEYEKGYTAISLDKLYEIAGELSVNIKALLPKTNEDSELLNLLRKTEEQELVKKFLSRDMKNSKEKVKKTEKIKVAKNLVKAGVSTDVILRASGLTADECEN; via the coding sequence GTGTTTGTTTCTGCAAGCAATGTTAGCTATGGAATAGGGCAAAGAATAGAAAATTGTAGGTTAATTCGAGGTCATACTCAAATAGGATTAGCAGGTCAAATAGGTTTAACATACCAAGGGGTAAACAGCTATGAAAATGGGTATAGTTCTATTCCAATTGAAGTACTATATGTAATAGCAAGAGTATTATCAGTTGATGTTGTAGATTTATTACCTGAATCAGTAATAGTAAGGGAAGACAGCTATGAAGACGAGGAAATACTCTATCTAACAAAAATATACGAGAATCAAAAGTTAGGCAAAATAGTACCTTCATTAGTCAGGTTTGTTCATATTAGCGAAAAAATTAATCAAGAAGAGGCAAGATTAGAGGTAGCAAAAAATCTAGTAAAAGAAGGAGTTTCTACTGATGTTATTTCCCAGGTAACGGGCTTATCTATTTATGAGTATGATAATACAGAGAGAGAAATCTGCACTGATTTTATATATTACAAAATAGGGCAAAGAATAAGAGAATGGAGATTGATAAGAAGGTATACTCAAAAAGATTTGGCGGATAAAGTTGGTGTAACACTCAAGGAAATACACGAATATGAAAAAGGGTATACTGCCATATCATTAGATAAATTATATGAAATAGCAGGAGAATTATCAGTGAATATTAAAGCTCTGCTACCTAAAACAAATGAAGATAGTGAACTACTTAATTTACTAAGAAAAACTGAAGAGCAAGAATTAGTGAAGAAATTTTTATCTAGGGATATGAAGAATAGCAAAGAGAAAGTAAAAAAAACAGAAAAGATCAAGGTTGCGAAAAATCTAGTGAAGGCGGGTGTTTCTACTGATGTTATTTTGCGAGCAAGTGGCCTAACTGCTGATGAGTGTGAAAATTGA